A single window of Colletes latitarsis isolate SP2378_abdomen chromosome 11, iyColLati1, whole genome shotgun sequence DNA harbors:
- the Hyd gene encoding E3 ubiquitin-protein ligase hyd isoform X2: MTSIHFVVHPLPGTDDQLNDRLKEVAEKINRYGFVTLPAFSGLKISVKRIVVGPTHIALLTEDHKVCRVAFTVLSDRLDLSKNEPNRNISKNHVGNSNSASNGGGNSGGGGRGMSRTRARIMRGSSRGGSSGGSGTGSRVGPPPGVIMGGGTSSSSRPIAPVPAPFVPEDLISQAQVVLQGKSRNLIIRELQRTNLDVNLAVNNLLSRDDEEGDDAEDAADTYVPEELISLLDGGSFNEHSVIIDADSMFSEDMFGYTGMRNRGNSSRRIGNDRESERTSERDRDRDSFSRWRDRQYCGPRRWLETALKDSWEKESDNKKKELASQSPLWISEELEWWHERSSDPAPRFVQIASLYSELIAVSAGGQLYQWKWSESEPYKDPENTNIHHPKAQWLAITTEKIVNISATAIRCSVSTESGKVATWLDELLGHVASRLEHPAQTFTEFTLDKIVSLHTCALYTVARLESGALYWWGVLPFAQRKKLWEKYKAKSRKHRPSTVSSNDISYGTHVCMKNSPIYQPGAIGFTIANRVPKVGQLLAAAWNLESTCRFKVLPAGSHLPSANGDKRETSGNSGTGTINKTNHKETADRLDMPPPPSPASSTCSDTGSITTSHKRQKRVAPRSEGESERKDEEEWQLKDVVFVEDVKTVPIGKVIKVDGCYVAVKFFSKDSKEKEKEIKEKDFNTSDFKDLTAEESIKLLADCRLLRKDELQVIKSSMNPRAPDCFQRTPRRVNIVEGSNDSILTIATDGRGIHAIVKSGNKLSYAVYNLSTGRYVQDCYIPSDISSFLGLQPQNIHLTSAGENIECSMILRDGNNTIYPLVKDCAEAIRDPNWLDLVPVICIGASTIPIPSCSNSTNMKNQVAVIALAFDNLLLMPRILRCDYDSVKQVFCNLEQDHKNNAAQIQAILTERCDSNRNILHACISMCSPTSNKENDQGIERELVSNTVDSASAPIEEPIPTLSWPPEAFDNTSGEEDSLLSIGAASISMMNKSGVGATSNNTYIIDSVERRSNALLILKYMCESNILAPHLKELLTAKDAQGQTPLMLAVSVRAYHAALILLDTIQRVGRDQKECSAMILPLDANPDLSPLFVTCCNDTCSFTWTGADHINQDIFECRTCGLIGSLCCCTECARVCHRGHDCKLKVTSPTAYCDCWEKCKCRALIAGHQGARYQLLCRLVVNTDLATKINSRGESILLFLVQTVGRQLVEQRQCRSAPRQRSTSASRKGPSSDGMCPDSDMPDHDLEPPRFSRKALERLLNDWPAVQCMIMSGVTVNGNDQLFGDQGQLCRQSGTALLDKFTHSLLVKCSAEMLDTLLTTLIRELQNDSVPGRQEEANNVARRFVRSVARIFVIFTIEMAPITKRRSTGQASQLLMKCRKVFKALIKLAVEELCETADSLIAPVRLGVARPTAPFILTSSAIEVINGSEELFSIEPLIPHSGVSSQTLDPTLQTQQGNNNITIARDVSAMDETEGGEEVPMDVDGDISEHEESGVSGTVAGQPLGEIDSNAGGVGEEQPGDGESDAELDLLAEAETESDSDDNHSNQDAASAQRSVQTGATAGSDGGMGSILLFPEDESGESSQQEDDESEAGETDEQDNEDFQMGDEQLERRSGSSGHLHRNNLAPLSMQWAIRNRESSTRTSGLRVTGGSNLVFIESNSVRRTAAASAVAAAQEPITMGTTTSCLARAFGIVIRQIADLLVMMQDYKTLAPFLPRLMEISYQDALNLQMYLEAHLKPTWDWLLTVMDATEAQLRFGVSLTRSADPTHPEHPLNNAPTFSGNNYTGLLNTAALSLTLQSNTGRNQRSGITTSSNISTPQASTRLTVGFAGVGEPSRNSREREGGDVHSARREFLSYCLSLMRAHNGEHRDSLPVLDVSALRHVAYVFDALVYYMRSLSEPMSSRGETQKESSNYSGWNDQDENDNDEGEEYNSPVPAAMETDSVDYPDLLQVPICGSGNNSNSTPKGRKHPFLQRSDSTLCLGCPPLDPFDTVMSEALPLADQPHLLQPHSRREDLFGIPKQSATNAGPNQNPLAGLPTRLSLSARSADSQNIVTPTFSQVIQGPAFASTDARRGSVSVGDSTSTKYTEKAKSFNHTNDNHSLVAEQIDRAPIIVSTNNQNDQAAGSTKNNKDVCKTNRSVIVRAGTVSETSTNKAGAPEVLVVSTVETQNVSEDVDPAGSNQEISAHETVETSPVENARAVSSIGTNISHNILLGRWRLSLDLFGRVFMEDVGLEAGSVVSELGGFPVKEAKFRRDMEKLRNSQQKDITLLKVERDRTQLLVQTMKELNTQYNLYNRRASNTPPLAVNRVKVIFKDEPGEGSGVTRSFYTAIAEALLANEKLPNLEAAQVGSKYTQYNVLQKLKSRDRDRDLRRQNLRSSGKCRETRRALSFEARSFHPSGSVEGSSSSGPGSSSSNSHPLPVSHPINDHLTMHQQQLGDRLYPKVFTLRPALAEKITGMLLELSPAQLLMLLASEDALRQKVEEAYELIYSHTQDLASEALLDLDVFSLTARCGANKKKIENSILDDTEDNAPLFYSPGKRGFYTPRQGRASYERLNAFRNVGRLIGLCLLQNELCPIFLNRHVIKYILGRPIRFHDLAFFDSVIYESLRQLVIDSETKDSNGLFSALDLMFSIDLCPEEGGGSYELLPNGRDMVVTASNVYDYVRKYAEVRMIKVQEKALHAMREGVFDVLPEGALDGLTSEDLRLLLNGVGDINVSVLISYTAFNDESGESMDRLAKFKRWLWSIVEKMSHTERQDLVYFWTGSPALPASEDGFQPMPSVTLRPADDAHLPTANTCISRLYVPLYSSRHILRHKLLLAIKTKNFGFV; encoded by the exons ATGACGTCGATACATTTCGTCGTGCATCCGTTACCCGGAACCGACGATCAATTGAACGATAG GTTAAAGGAAGTGGCAGAGAAGATCAATAGATATGGATTTGTAACGTTACCAGCATTTAGTGGACTAAAAATTTCTGTGAAACGTATTGTTGTTGGACCAACACATATTGCTCTTCTGACAGAAGACCATAAAGTTTGCAGAGTTGCATTTACAGTATTGTCGGACAGGTTGGACTTAAGCAAAAACGAACCAAATAGAAA CATCAGTAAGAATCATGTTGGAAACTCCAATTCAGCATCAAACGGTGGTGGAAATAGTGGAGGTGGAGGTAGAGGAATGTCTAGAACACGTGCAAGAATTATGCGCGGTAGTTCTCGTGGTGGTAGCAGCGGAGGAAGTGGCACTGGAAGTAGGGTAGGCCCTCCTCCGGGTGTAATTATGGGAGGTGGAACTAGTAGCAGTTCACGTCCCATTGCACCAGTGCCTGCACCGTTTGTACCAGAAGACCTTATCTCGCAGGCTCAAGTAGTTTTGCAAGGAAAAAGTCGCAATCTTATTATTAGAGAATTGCAG CGTACAAATTTAGATGTAAATTTAGCAGTAAATAATTTACTATCACGAGACGATGAAGAAGGTGATGATGCAGAAGATGCGGCGGATACATACGTCCCGGAAGAACTTATATCTTTGCTAGATGGTGGTTCATTCAATGAACATTCTGTCATAATTGATGCAGATTCTATGTTCTCCGAAGACATGTTTGGGTATACAGGAATGAGAAA TCGTGGAAATTCTTCGCGCAGAATAGGCAATGATAGAGAAAGTGAACGCACATCTGAACGGGATAGAGATCGCGATAGTTTCAGCAGATGGAGAGATCGTCAATATTGTGGGCCACGCCGTTGGTTGGAAACAGCGCTTAAAGACTCATGGGAAAAAGAATCTG ACAACAAAAAGAAGGAGTTAGCTTCTCAAAGTCCATTATGGATATCAGAGGAATTAGAATGGTGGCACGAACGTAGCAGCGATCCTGCTCCTCGTTTTGTACAGATCGCTTCGCTTTACAGCGAATTAATTGCCGTTTCCGCTGGTGGTCAATTGTATCAGTGGAAATGGTCAGAATCTGAACCGTACAAAGATCCAGAG AACACAAATATACATCATCCGAAAGCTCAGTGGCTAGCAATAACAACAGAGAAGATAGTTAACATATCTGCCACGGCAATTCGATGTTCTGTCAGTACTGAGAGTGGTAAAGTAGCTACTTGGCTTGACGAACTCCTGGGGCATGTTGCTTCCCGTTTAGaacatccggctcaaacttttaCTGAATTTACATTGGACAAAATAGTATCGCTCCACACTTGTGCTTTGTATACGGTTGCTAGACTTGAAAGTGGCGCGCTATATTGGTG GGGTGTGCTACCTTTCGCGCAGCGTAAGAAATTGTGGGAAAAATATAAGGCTAAGTCGCGCAAGCATAGGCCGTCGACAGTATCGTCGAATGATATTAGTTATGGCACGCATGTTTGTATGAAGAACAGTCCTATATATCAACCTGGCGCAATAG GCTTCACAATTGCCAACAGAGTTCCAAAAGTAGGACAATTATTAGCAGCAGCTTGGAATTTAGAATCTACTTGCAGATTTAAAGTATTGCCAGCTGGAAGTCATCTACCTAGTGCTAACGGAGACAAACGCGAAACCAGCGGAAATAGTGGAACTGGTACTATCAATAAGACAAATCATAAAGAGACTGCTGATCGTCTCGATATGCCTCCACCACCTTCACCAGCTTCAAGCACATGTAGTGACACTGGTAGCATCACAACAAGTCACA AGAGACAAAAACGGGTTGCACCTCGAAGCGAGGGAGAGTCTGAACGTAAAGACGAGGAGGAATGGCAATTAAAAGACGTTGTTTTTGTAGAAGATGTTAAAACTGTACCCATTG GTAAAGTTATAAAAGTTGACGGTTGTTACGTTGCCGTGAAGTTCTTCTCGAAGGAttcgaaagaaaaggaaaaagaaattaaagaaaAGGACTTTAATACGTCAGATTTTAAGGATTTGACGGCTGAAGAATCGATCAAATTATTAGCCGATTGTAGATTGTTAAGAAAAGACGAGCTGCAG GTAATCAAGTCATCTATGAATCCAAGAGCTCCGGATTGTTTCCAACGAACTCCCAGAAGAGTAAACATTGTCGAAGGATCAAACGATAGTATTTTAACCATTGCTACGGATGGAAGAG GTATCCATGCAATAGTGAAAAGTGGGAACAAATTAAGTTACGCCGTGTATAATTTGAGTACTGGTAGATACGTGCAAGATTGCTATATTCCGTCAGATATATCATCATTTTTGGGACTTCAGCCTCAAAATATCCATCTTACAAGCGCAGGAGAG AATATCGAATGCTCTATGATCCTTAGAGATGGAAATAATACGATATATCCGTTGGTAAAAGACTGTGCCGAGGCTATACGCGATCCGAATTGGTTAGATTTAGTTCCGGTAATTTGCATTGGTGCTTCAACCATTCCCATACCAAGTTGTTCGAATTCGACCAATATGAAAAATCAAGTAGCGGTTATTGCTCTAGCATTTGATAACCTTTTACTAATGCCGCGTATACTAAGGTGCGACTACGATAGTGTAAAACAGGTGTTCTGTAATTTGGAACAAGATCACA aaaacaaTGCAGCACAAATTCAAGCAATACTAACCGAACGTTGTGATAGTAATCGTAATATTTTACATGCCTGTATCAGTATGTGTTCACCAACATCTAACAAAGAAAACGATCAAG GTATCGAGCGTGAATTGGTGTCGAATACTGTCGACAGCGCGTCTGCACCTATCGAGGAACCAATTCCAACTTTAAGTTGGCCACCCGAAGCGTTTGATAACACGTCCGGAGAAGAGGATAGCTTACTTAGTATTGGTGCTGCCAGTATATCTATGATGAATAAATCAG GTGTCGGAGCTACGTCAAACAATACTTATATTATAGACTCCGTTGAAAGAAGAAGCAACGCGTTGCTTATATTAAAGTATATGTGCGAAAGCAACATATTAGCGCCTCATTTGAAAGAACTACTCACGGCAAA GGATGCTCAGGGTCAGACACCGTTGATGCTTGCTGTATCCGTTCGTGCGTATCATGCAGCACTTATCTTATTGGACACTATTCAGAGAGTCGGAAGAGATCAGAAAGAATGTTCCGCTATGATACTTCCGCTCGACGCGAATCCAGATTTGTCGCCATTGTTCGTTACATGTTGCAACGATACCTGTAGCTTCACTTGGACTGGAGCTGATCACATTAACCAG GATATTTTCGAGTGCAGAACTTGCGGTTTAATCGGGTCATTATGCTGCTGTACAGAATGTGCTCGCGTGTGTCACAGAGGCCACGACTGTAAATTAAAAGTAACGTCTCCTACAGCTTATTGCGATTGCTGGGAAAAATGTAAATGTCGCGCTCTGATTGCCGGCCATCAAGGTGCTCGTTATCAGCTATTGTGTCGTCTGGTAGTCAATACTGATCTAGCTACGAAAATAAATTCGCG AGGGGAGAGCATTTTGCTATTTCTGGTTCAGACTGTAGGAAGGCAATTAGTGGAACAACGACAATGCCGTTCGGCACCTCGACAGCGGTCGACGTCTGCAAGCCGTAAAGGACCGTCCTCTGACG GTATGTGTCCGGACTCGGACATGCCAGATCATGACTTGGAACCTCCTCGTTTCAGTCGAAAAGCTCTAGAAAGATTGTTAAACGATTGGCCAGCTGTTCAGTGTATGATAATGTCAGGGGTGACCGTAAATGGCAACGATCAGTTATTTGGAGATCAGGGACAATTGTGCCGACaaagtggtactgcattacttgaCAAATTTACTCACTCACTTTTGGTTAAGTGTAGTGCGGAG ATGCTTGACACCCTTCTGACGACCCTGATACGAGAATTGCAAAATGATTCTGTTCCTGGACGACAAGAGGAAGCGAACAACGTTGCTCGTCGATTTGTTCGATCCGTGGCTCgaatatttgttatttttacgATAGAAATGGCACCGATAACAAAAAGAAGAAG CACTGGTCAGGCCTCGCAGCTTCTGATGAAATGTCGCAAAGTTTTCAAAGCGTTGATTAAATTAGCCGTCGAGGAATTATGCGAGACAGCCGATTCTCTGATAGCGCCTGTGAGATTGGGCGTTGCTCGTCCGACGGCGCCTTTCATATTGACTAGCTCGGCGATCGAAGTGATCAACGGTTCGGAGGAGTTGTTCTCCATAGAACCGTTGATACCTCATAGCGGCGTTAGCTCCCAAACTCTAGATCCTACGTTACAGACACAGCAGGGAAATAATAACATAACCATCGCTAGAGACGTTTCTGCTATGGACGAGACAGAAGGTGGCGAAG aagtgCCGATGGATGTGGATGGTGATATAAGTGAACACGAGGAATCTGGAGTTTCCGGGACAGTGGCTGGTCAGCCATTGGGTGAAATCGATAGCAACGCAGGAGGTGTAGGCGAAGAACAACCAGGGGATGGCGAATCCGACGCGGAGCTCGATCTTTTAGCGGAGGCGGAAACGGAATCTGACTCCGACGACAATCACAGTAATCAAGATGCAGCATCCGCGCAACGGAGCGTGCAGACTGGTGCTACAGCAGGCTCTGATGGCGGGATGGGGTCTATTTTGTTGTTCCCGGAGGACGAGTCCGGAGAATCGAGCCAACAAGAAGACGACGAGAGCGAGGCGGGAGAAACTGACGAACAGGATAACGAAGACTTTCAGATGGGCGATGAGCAACTGGAGCGTCGAAG TGGTTCATCTGGCCATTTACATCGTAATAATCTCGCGCCTCTTTCTATGCAATGGGCGATACGTAATCGCGAATCAAGTACACGTACATCAGGATTGCGGGTAACAGGTGGCAGTAATTTGGTTTTTATTGAGTCTAACTCTGTAAGACGCACTGCTGCAGCATCCGCTGTTGCAGCCGCACAAGAACCCATTACTATGGGCACAACTACCAGTTGTCTGGCACGCGCATTTGGAATTGTTATTCGACAGATAGCCGATCTTTTAGTTATGATGCAAGACTATAAAACGCTGGCGCCTTTTCTGCCGCGATTGATGGAAATTTCTTACCAAGATGCGTTGAACTTGCAG ATGTATCTTGAGGCGCATTTGAAACCCACTTGGGATTGGCTACTGACAGTGATGGACGCTACCGAGGCACAGTTAAGATTCGGTGTATCTCTGACACGTAGTGCAGATCCCACGCATCCTGAACATCCATTAAACAACGCCCCTACGTTCTCCGGAAACAATTACACTGGTTTATTGAACACAGCTGCTTTGTCGCTGACATTACAATCAAATACAGGTCGGAATCAACGCAGTGGTATCACTACGAGCTCCAATATCTCCACTCCACAAGCTTCTACAAGACTCACCGTTGGTTTTGCAGGCGTTGGCGAACCTTCGCGAAACAGTagagaacgcgaag GTGGTGATGTACACTCGGCACGGCGTGAATTTTTGTCATATTGTTTGTCCTTAATGCGTGCCCACAATGGTGAACACAGAGACAGCTTACCAGTGCTGGACGTTTCTGCTCTGAGACACGTGGCTTACGTATTCGATGCATTAGTGTATTACATGCGTTCGCTCTCAGAACCAATGTCGTCGCGCGGCGAAACCCAAAAAGAGTCTTCGAACTACTCGGGTTGGAACGACCAG GACGAAAACGACAACGACGAAGGGGAGGAATATAATTCGCCGGTGCCCGCCGCGATGGAGACAGATTCCGTTGATTATCCTGATTTACTTCAGGTTCCTATTTGCGGGTCCGGAAATAATAGCAACAGTACACCGAAAGGAAGGAAACATCCCTTCCTACAAAGATCAGATTCCACTTTGTGTCTTGGCTGTCCACCTCTTGATCCCTTCGACACTGTTATGAGCGAGGCTTTACCGTTGGCCGATCAGCCGCATTTACTGCAACCCCATTCAAGGCGCGAGGATCTGTTTGGTATTCCAAAACAGTCGGCAACGAACGCGGGCCCTAATCAGAATCCCCTGGCAGGATTGCCTACGAGACTTAGTTTATCCGCACGAAGCGCCGATAGCCAAAATATCGTCACGCCAACGTTCAGCCAAGTGATTCAAGGACCTGCATTTGCATCGACAGACGCAAGACGCGGTTCCGTTTCGGTCGGAGATTCGACGTCTACGAAGTATACG gagaaggcaaaatcgtttaATCACACGAACGATAATCATTCGCTTGTCGCGGAACAAATCGATCGTGCTCCGATTATAGTCTCTACTAATAATCAAAATGATCAGGCAGCAGGAAGTACCAAAAATAATAAGGATGTATGTAAAACGAATAGAAGCGTTATTGTTAGAGCTGGAACTGTTTCG GAAACAAGTACGAATAAAGCTGGCGCGCCGGAAGTGTtggtcgtgtcgaccgtcgaaaCTCAAAATGTATCCGAGGACGTCGATCCAGCGGGCTCGAATCAAGAAATATCGGCTCACGAAACGGTGGAAACGAGTCCGGTGGAAAACGCCAGAGCAGTTTCGTCGATTGGGACAAATATATCGCATAACATTTTATTGGGTCGTTGGAGATTGTCTCTTGACTTATTTGGACGCGTTTTCATGGAGGATGTTGGTTTGGAAGCTGGCTCGGTTGTATCCGAATTGGGCGGATTCCCGGTAAAAGAAGCGAAATTCCGTAGGGATATGGAGAAGCTTCGAAATTCTCAACAAAAAGATATTACTCTGTTGAAA GTCGAACGAGACAGAACTCAGTTACTAGTACAAACAATGAAGGAATTAAATACACAATACAATTTATATAATAGGCGCGCCTCCAACACACCGCCATTAGCAGTGAATCGTGTTAAAGTGATTTTCAAGGACGAGCCTGGCGAAGGTTCCGGAGTTACTAGAAGCTTTTATACTGCAATCGCAGAG GCATTGCTCGCAAATGAAAAACTGCCTAATCTCGAAGCGGCGCAAGTGGGATCAAAATATACACAATACAACGTTCTTCAAAAACTAAAAAGTCGAGATCGTGATCGTGATCTAAGACGACAA AATCTTCGATCTTCTGGAAAATGTCGCGAGACACGTAGAGCGTTGTCTTTTGAAGCTCGTTCTTTTCATCCATCTGGCTCTGTCGAAGGAAGCAGTAGTTCCGGACCTGGTAGCTCGTCCTCTAATTCCCATCCGTTACCTGTTAGTCACCCAATTAACGATCACTTGACCATGCATCAACAACAACTCGGGGACAGATTATACCCAAAA GTCTTCACATTACGACCCGCGTTAGCTGAAAAAATAACTGGTATGTTGCTGGAGCTATCACCCGCGCAGCTATTGATGTTATTGGCTTCGGAAGACGCTTTGCGGCAAAAAGTAGAGGAAGCATACGAATTGATTTATAGTCATACTCAGGACTTAGCAAGTGAAGCACTGCTAGATCTGGACGTATTCAGTTTAACAGCACGCTGCGGagctaataagaaaaaaatagaaaacagcATTTTGGACGACACCGAGGACAATGCTCCTCTTTTCTATTCGCCAGGGAAGAGGGGTTTCTATACACCGCGGCAAGGAAGGGCTAGCTACGAACGATTGAACGCATTCAGAAACGTGGGCAG